In Juglans regia cultivar Chandler chromosome 13, Walnut 2.0, whole genome shotgun sequence, the DNA window TATTACGGTTTTGAGAGGGCAGCCTTGGGGCCGGGGAACCTCTGatgtcaaaattaataaatattcttagagtgtagtaaataagtaagagagtctaGGAATCAGAAAGAGTTTTTTAGTACATGAAATTTGCTATTTATATCGTGTTTGGGGAGGGTGCAGATAGTCTTTTTCCCACGAAGTCTATGCTTCTCTTTTTGCATATGCTGtcaaattttctttaatatggTGTGGCTCTATGTGGGTTTCATAATTGTGGCGTGTGATTTAATTAGCAGCACTATTAATATGGAGTGGTTCCCTGACCCTCAATCCAATTTATGTGAACCGTAGATGATCTGATGCCAATAAATCGAGGATCTTCCATGCTTCCCGTGTGTTCTGTGCACATTTTGTCCCCGAGAGCGGCCGCAGTGTGTCAAGTCGATTTGTTTTGTCAACTAGACGGCGGCCTTCCCTAGTTGACATTATGTTCCTTGCTTGGATGAGAATCCCCATTGGACTGGCTTTCTAGGCCGAGGCCCAATGAGCCTTATCTAGGGGAAAATTCCCTTTACACACATATTTCAATCCACAAATGGAACAAATTTGAGAGGGGGGTAGAGCTCCGATTCTCCTCTCCTTCTCTTTCCTCGTTGTTCCTCTTCCATGACTTCGATGTAAAGTTTTGgtgtatttttccttttattgaaAGGAAAATGGTAGATTTATTGCTTTTCAACTACTTTCGAGCTACACATGCTATACTATCAGATTCTCATgctgtatatatatttacaaggaGCAAGAAGCAATGTTGCAAAAAGATGAGTGAGTGTGCCTCACGTGCTGCCCACCACTGGAGCTCTGATTGACATATATGTTATGCTATTCGGTTCTTGGGTCTCAGATCTTCAAGATCTTACCATCCAAACTCATCCAATTGTCAACACATAAGATTCACATGTTGATATAGTTTTGTGTTTTCCTTGTGACTCATGCTAAAATGTTATCGAGTCAACCCTCTATTCCCATCTATCTTActacattttttaaaagtctGAGTCAACATAATCCCTATCAAGCTTGCAGAGTAGGAGATGAAGATCTTTTTTAGCTATAACAATTGATGCAGAATTGGTGCAAACCCTCTACAACAATTTATCACGGCTATAGCCGAAACTTTGAGTAGATCCCTTCGAAGAAAACCACATTTATGGCAAGTCCTCTTTTGGACCGTATTGcatggcctcgtttgttttcagaaaacatttcatttcatctcatctaatcattacaaattttctaaatttcaatacaaaacataataaacaattcaattttttcaaatctcaaaataaaaataatataaaaatatatattctaacaatactttattcaactttttaactttaatctcaactcatctgcaAAAATAAATGAGCCAAGTTCTCCTTATATTGGCCAATAGAACATATGACCAGATCCATTCCATTAGTCCCAATTTGTCCTTGTATGTTTTTTACACTTGTTTGAATGTTTAGCACGTAGGTTTGAATTTTTGGAGCGATTATAAGAGTCCCCAAGTTCCAACCCCTACCTACTGTACTTTGGAGTATTTGTAATGGAATTAtttgcttaaaagaaatacaaagtGACTATGGTAAAATCACACTAGActtagtataaaataaaattacatgtaTGTTCTTTCATGCTAATTCAGGTAATTAGCTCCACAGAACGACTATCATGTATATTAGGTGGTGCCTATCTCTAGTTTGCttagaaatttgaatttgatttttattaagtCTGAGATGTTAGATGATGCCTCGAGAACGTGTACCCCACATtgatatttttcaaacaaatattttcacGAGGCTTTCATCATTATATAAGGAGAAATGTtgtctaaaaaattttataaattgatataattatatgttagattataaatatttttttattataaagtaaatatgaCATGGAAGTTTTAGGTGTgacataatttcaatttataaatttaaaatttttatatttttttatgaacttaATACTTATTTTCTATAATAAGTAGTGTATTAATATACAGTGTATTTTGGAAGGTGCATAACTCCGAAAACctctttatattaaaaaaaaaagtaaataagatCCGTCAAAGAGAAGtctaatcttaaagatcatgaatcatgcaagtttttttttttttttgttcattaatTTATGCTCCCGACCAAAGAATCTGAACGTGCAATCCACTCTGCTCATGACTTGTGACATCTACAGTTATCATGtattaaaattgagaaaaagttTTACTTACAGCCCGtgctaaaaatttataaattgacttaatttattatattatatcatatgatCAATTCTTTTATAGGAATTGAATGGTTGCATTGAAGGAATGCACTGTATTCAATGGTGCATTCTTTCGATGcatttttttcccacaaaacttcaacattttttatgttaagatacatttaacatatcatatttaattacgTCAGTTTtaatttgagttttatttttataaaatatatttataaacttagcacttcttcttaaaattagatgaagcaatattttgcatataattcgaattctatcatttctttattaCATCATAGATTATCAAATTAGATAATTGAAATTGTGATTATCAAAGTATAGtaatttacataattaattaatatgattgtactaattattttttttttaaatcaatcttGTCGATTAATTTGTAGTTCAATTTGTATGTCATCCCTTTATAATGACAAAGAGAGTGAGATAGTGGGTTTTAATCGTATGttggatataaaataaatgcacacctttaatttatattaacatgagattgtaaatgtaatttaaaaatattttaaaagaaattataaaatttgataatttgataatCTAAGATGCCAATGatcaatttaaataatcataatgtaaataaaaaaactagttATAACTGGCTGTTGGTCTAAGCGTGAGAACTgctcaatattattaaaaatataaagagtcacatcagttatttttttttatttttataattgataCCGTAGATGGTGTGCATGGTGATGTACCcgtgagaaaatatttaaatgtaagcGATTTTACGtattaatatgtatatttatttaatataattaattaaaaaataaattttattaaaaatagtactaatttaaatttagaatataaatataacaatattaatatgtaaattgATACGCAAACTTActtgtatataataaaattctactcataaatacatatctTATAGAGTTGTTTAAGTTCCTTCGGCATATTATAACCAAATTACTCATACAAATGTTAACAATGACTTGTGCTATTTATAAGTAGAATAATGTTACtatgttgttttattttgtcatctcattttgattgtttatgtatttaattttttttatatttttatattttatttattgattaaaaaagtgactattagtgtattaatatttttttttatttttttaaaaatatttaaaaatactaaaaaaatatgaataagagaaatgaaaaaaattaaagaaaaaagtttgCCTAGGGGCATACCAGAGATCATTGCTTGGCGTCACCCTAGGATCACTCTTATAAGTAAtatgcaaaattaaaatttaaatattgttagtgctaaattcaaaaaattaaataacttttataCTAATTGATGTAATAAGTGttcaaataaatgatatatttatattagtttataatatatatatatattatatcaataagCAGATTTAActgattaatttataaaaatatcttataaaatagaatttataaattgatatgaattgatgtaatatgttaaattattttataataaaaaaatattttacaatctatTATACCctaatatgaatttataaaatttatctttatcaaataattttataaatctatcaCAATTGTCACAATTTTTACGAGTGAATATCAAGAAAAGATtacggtttggattgagagttaatttcaatccatctcatttcattattataatttttataaatttttacataaaatataataaatttttaaaatttttaaataataatattaaaaaataaatattttaataatatattatttaattttcaattttctttttgattcaTTTAACCtaaactcattatccaaacctaaccCACCGCGGCCGTCAAGCACCTCTCCAACTCATCACCACAACTCCGATTCACGGTTCCCACGTTTCGTGATCTCCATCATCCACCTGTCAGCCTCAGAACGACCCCCCGCCGACGATTTTCCCTGGACCCTCACCGCACCCAATCCAAACCCATTCAGAAAAAGCTCAAAATGCCAAAAGCGCGCACACAGCACAGACACAGAGAGACACGCAGGACAGGACACCCCAATCATAAACTCTACAGCCAACCGCTTCATATTTAAACCTGACCTGATATTCTGGCACTTTCattccaattcaactttttcgtCTTGACCGCTCTTCCCTGCCACCTCATCTCGCCGGGGACCTTTTCTTCCTATCTCGCCGGACCGGATTCCTTCTCTCTCCGCTCACTCCTCCCTCCGACTTCCTAGCAAAGGTTCTAAAAaacaatctctctctttctctctacaATTTCAAGAGCTAGGAAATCATTCACCGCTTCGTGTGTAACGGCTTTTATCCCGTAATTCGCACGAAGACCTCGCTCCTTCAATTTCAGTGTCATCCATATCGTTAATTATTGACCGGATTCGtttgagagaaaaagaaagtatgGAAATCCGCATCTTCACCGGGAAAAATGTTCCCCGACGTCTCTTCGGCTTCCTCGGAATCGGCGATCTGACCGGTATTTTGTTCTAACTCATTCATACATCCCCTATGCATCTGCATCCCTTCTGTTGCGTGTCTACTGTGTCCGACCATTCCCCGGCGCTCCACCACATGCCGCCTCTCCCCACGGCCATGTCTGCCAGATCCGATCCGCCGAATGCCCGAACCGGCGACAAACAAATCCATAACGACAATAACGGCGATTGTGGCCGGATGAGCCATCAAAGAACGGCTTCGGCGGGTCATTCGGCGGGTCATTCGGCTCGGGAGCAGCCGGTGGACGTTAAGATCCATGATATAGTGGGGAACGGGATCTCGGGGATTCTGTACAAGTGGGTGAATTACGGGAAAGGATGGAGGCCGCGGTGGTTCGTGTTGCAGGACGGCGTTTTGTCGTACTATAAGATTCATGGACCCGATAAGATCGTGGTGAACCAAGAGACCGAGAAAGGATCGAAGGTCATCGGCGAGGAATCCATGCGAAGGATTAAGAGGCACAAGAATGGGACCTCGCTCCCGCAACAACCCCTTCCCCGCAAGCCCTTCGGCGAAATTCATCTCAAGGTCTTGGTCAACCACACAgtaattctttttgttttgttttgttttggatgaGTAACCACACAGtggtttatttattatttgttcaCTCCTTCGTTCTCATTTACCGTTCGGATCGGCAATAAATATGTATAAGTATAGTTTTCGGGTCATAATATAATCCAGTTTCTGTCACACAGTCACACACATTACTCACATAAATACGTATCTTTTTTATCCATTTTGTGGCCGATACTAGTTTGtagacatttttttcttttcacttgtAAATTATAGtgtttttttcttactaatttGGGTGTCGATCTGAATAGTTTTCCACATTTTCATTTTGTGTTgctatttatcttatttttatgcGATAagcttgtatttatttatttatttaaattctcGGTACATTATTTTTGTAAAGCTCCATTCTGATGGATCGCAGGTTTCCTCAATTCGCGAAAGCAAATCAGACGACAAAAGATTCTCGATTTTCACTGGCACAAAGAGGCTCCACCTAAGGGCCGAGACGCGTGAAGATCGAGTAGCATGGATGGAAGCACTGCAAGCTGTGAAGGACATGTTCCCACGGATGTCCAACAGTGAGCTAATGGCTCCCATAGACAATGTCACTGTTTCGACCGAGAAGCTGAGGCAGCGGCTTTTGGAGGAAGGTGTTAGTGAGGTAACCATCCAGGACAGCGAGCAGATCATGAAGAGTGAGTTTACAGTGCTGCAGAGCCAACTCCTACTGCTAAAGCAGAAGCAGTGGCTCCTCATTGACACGCTGCGGCAGCTTGAGGTACCTCTAATGAACTTTAAAAATCTTCATTCCAGTAGAATATAGCACTCCTTTTCGCTACCTCTGCTTCTAGTGCATAGAATTCCGTGCCTCAGCCTCTCGACTCAATTGCGGCCGGGTTTTTGGGATTGTTCTGTTCTTTTGTATAGCTACTCGAAGGCTTATTTCTTGTATAGATCATGTGGTGTTCTTCTATCCTCAtttcttgtatacatcatgTGTACCTAGGCTTACATTTCAGATAGCTGTCAGGTTTATACCTGCAAGGCTGCAACTCAACAGTCAGATTCTTTGTATTTGCTGGGTGCTTTGTGAATTTTGCtggttttgtaatttgaaagtATGTCTTGGACAGTGCCAGGGCCCAGGTAGACCGAtacagaaattattttcttgacTATAGTCTTCTAGCATGAAATTAGTATCATATACTGTAAATTAGTTATGAGTTCTTTACATTTTATTTCTAGAAGCATATTTTGTGTTCATCTGAGGTCTTTATTGAGTCTGAGCGTCCttgttagatgaaaatttagtTTCTGTGCAAGGCAGgttcttaattttttgtgtCCTGCTAAGAAACTGCTATTTTACTGTACTGTGTAGACGGAAAAGGTTGATCTGGAGAATACAGTGGTTGATGAGAGCCAAAGACAGTGCAATGATGAAGGGGCCTCTTCTGGATTAATGCAAGACAAATTCAGTGGTAAGTCATAATGCTGTAATCTGTGTATTACCAAGTTCTAGTTTTATAGCCAATATTTCCTGGACCATCTGGTAATTTTACAATTATGTTGTGGACCCTTTTGGTTGATATTGGAAATTGAGACTTGGGGTTTGGTCTGAGTCCAGCTTTAATTCCTTCCCTTTCATCAGAAATGGGCAAGGCATATTATTTTAGTTGGTGATGAGATATGTCCAAATATTATAGTGCTTTATTATTGAAGGTCAGAAGACATCAATTTGCTTGTTATTTTCTGTAGCTTATAATTTATACCAATTATTTTAACGAGTACTTGCCTTTTCTTGTACAGTTCATTTCACTTGGTTTTTTACAGTTTGGCAAAGAGAACATGACTTGAGAATAAACCAATGGCATCTGATGTGTTTGCCATTAAAACTCATAGCCAAATGATTTGTGTGGTTGGGATGGCcaacaattatataaattaatttgctTCGCTAACATTGCCTTGTTTTTAGTGGTTGCATGCCTAAATCATTACAACCATGATTGTACAGTTGATTTTGTACTTTTAATGCTGCCATTTTAAATTGTCAAATCCCTTTTTCCCCAGAAGGAAGTGCTAGTGAGTCTGAAGATGATAATGAAAGAGTTGATGCTGCAGAGGAAGAAACAGATGAAGAAGACAATACATTTTTTGACACTCGAGACTTTCTTTCATCCAGCTCTTTCAAAAGTAATGGGTCTGATTTCCGGCTATCATCTTTCTCTTCAGATGATGAAGGTTTTTTTATAGTTGAATCTGAAGATGATATTGACCCTTCCATTAGATCTGTTGGAGCTAACTATCCTCATGTTAAGCGGCGTAAGAAATTTCCTGACCCTGTTGAAAAAGAGAAGAGTGTCAGTCTTTGGTCTATGATTAAAGATAACATTGGAAAGGATCTCACGAAAATATGTCTTCCTGTTTACTTCAATGAGCCTCTCTCTTCCCTGCAAAAATGTTTTGAGGATCTGGAATATTCATATCTTATTGATCGAGCAGACGAGTGGGGGAAAAAGGTATGTATGTGAGTAAGAACTTGATGGCATTCTTTTGATTCTCTCTTTTGATTAACATATGTTTGCAATATGTCCTTTCATATTTCTGTCATTTCTGGTTACCGTCCAGCTTATATGCTTctagaatattattgtaaataatgagtttttgataagtaaactcATTTCCTCAAAAGCACCGCGGGGGGGTTGACCATAGTACACATGATTTATACAAGAAATAAGCGGTTTaatgtataaaagaaaaaaaaaaatacacaagacatatagaaaaattagagaTATTATATGCCCATATCCAGTATAAAGCGATTTAAAGCACATTCCACTCTCTCCATACGCtccacattaaacacaaagggTTCATTCTACGAGTGGCTAAAACTGAACGGTCTACCAATTGGCCTctttaaaaatctaacaaacTCAATCACTTGTATAGGAATGTGACATACACTCTGAAGAGGCTTCAAATCAAAGTCCATAATGCTCTGGCCACTTCACAACAGAGAAGAAGGTGATCTATGAATGCCCCTCTACTGTTGCATAGGCAACACCAATCCACCACTACGATATTTCTCAAAGGCATATTGACTTTCCATATAGTCTTCCTTTGAAAATTGGAAATGTTTGAAATAGATAATGCTTGATAATGCAACTTAACTTCAAACTTCCCTTGCTTGGAAGGGATCCACAATATACTATCTTCTCCACCTTGTCTCAATCTGAGCAAGTACAACAACTCTGAAAATGCCATACCAATTCTATCTCCCAATCCTGAATATCTAGTAAAAGATAAATTTCATAGAAGAGTTCCATTAGAATATTGATGTTATCAGCCAACTGTGCATCCTTATTACAAACAATATCGAAAGAgtccaaaacagactcatttaaTGGTCGATCCCTTCGTCATGGGTCATGCCAAACCATATTTTTGTCCATCCCCCACTTCATACTGACAAAACTCAGAAAACACCACACCCTTCCTTTGTGTTCTCCAAATGCCAACTCCATAAGGTCCCATGACCTCTTTAGAGCACCATCCCCCTTCATGCTATCATGTTTTTTCCACTACCTGCCTCCATAAGGCACCACTCCCCGTAGAAAAACGGCACAACCACTTCTCTAGAAACGATTTACTAAATCAAGTCAAACTTCTTACCCCCAAAACACTCGTTTGCTTCTTTGAGAATAAATCTTTGACCAATTAACCAAGTGCAacttaaattaatcattaatcaAACCTCATATAAAACCTCTCCATCCTCTTAGCCATACCAATAGGAATAGGAAACAATAGCAAAATAATGTGGAAAATTTGATGAAAGTCAACCTACCTGCCTTTGACAGATTCTCTTTCAACCAGCTAACTGCCTTTCCAATTTTTTTGCAATGTCACTCCATATGGTAATAGACTTATATGGTGCATCCAACAGGAGATCCAACTACTACAATTGTAGAGAAGCCACCCTACGCTCCAGAATAATGACTAAGGTTTCCACATCTTTCATCTTGCCAACTGGAGTAATCTCCGAGTTCGCTAAATCAATCTTTAACCCCAAAACCacttataaacataaaaaacactGCAACAATTGCAGAGATGTTCACAGTCAGCCTCACAAAAGATCAAGGTGTCACCTGTGAACAAAAGATGCAACACTACAATTTCTTCATTACTCCTTAACCCCACCAACAAATCAGATAATAGCCCCCTATCCATGGTGGCTGACATCATCCTACTCAGAGCCTTTATAACAATCACAAATAATAAAGATCATACTAAATCCCCTAGTAAATCATTGTTTTAGTTTGCAATATAAAGAATTAATACGACAAATAAGAGAAAGACAGAGAGAAGGCATCCAGTATGTGAtggatttttagattttttatacatGGGATTCAAATATATTCAGTTGTTGTAACTTGTGGTTTCAAATGAGTTTCTCACCCCCTCTAGCTTTCGAGTGAGTAATAGTCCAAGGAAAGTGCTACCCACATTTATGCTGAAATTCTTAAAGGAGTAGATGAGGTTTCAATTGGAGCACGTTGGAATGATTTATAAAGTCCACTCCCAATTATAGAGAACCAATGTAAGACTTACACTCAAGTAACTATTTCATAAGTTATTCATAATTCTCCCACCCAATGTTGGATCTAGGGCGTTACCATCTTTCCCACTTAAGTCTATGACATCCTCGTCAAGGTCCATGTACTAGAGTGACCTAGCTTAATGTGGTGTACTCGgttggctttgataccatttgtaatgataTAAAAACGGTAGTCAGGATTACAATTAGAACCAGTTGAAATCCTTTATAAAGCACAATTTCACCTTGTAAAGAACTAATGTGGGACTTGGCACTCTTGCAACTCTTTCATAACTCTGTTAAAATGCACCCACCCAATGTAGAATCTGGGATTATATGGTAAATCAgcatgtttgaaaattttggttaaaccttataatttttgtgatcATGATTTTACTGCCTTCAGATAAATTCTGTTTGCATGGCGAATTTGTATGCAAGAAACTGAACAGTAGTGGCTCCTCTAGTACTGCTAGAAAAAGTTAATAATACAACCAGGTTTAACCTTTGGGACACCTGGAGGCAATTTGAATGTTTAATTTTGACATTTAAAAGATTTGGTTGAGAATTATAGGGTAATGAGTTAGGAAAACAAAGCGAGCAGTGGGAGCCGCTCACTGCGCCAACATTAATGTGCGCGAGAATTTCTGGAGGGGTAATAGGCTGGCCAAGCGTTGACGCTGCTTACTTTGCAGAACTCGCTTGTGCGGGTCTCCCATTTACCcagcaaaataaaaattatagggtaaactctttaaatattattttgattgggCAAGGTTGCTCAGCTTGTTGATGGGGTATGAATGCAATAGCGTTTTGATCAATGTTATTAGAGCCTACTTCTGTTATCAGTTTATTTTGATGTATTTCTATTGCCTTTTAACTTTTAGTTACCTCCTTGATATTTTGCAGGGTAATAGTCTCATGAGGATTCTTAATGTGGCTGCTTTTGCTGTTTCTGGATATTCTTCAACGGAAGGAAGAATATGCAAACCGTTTAATCCGTTATTAGGGGAAACCTACGAGGCTGATTATCCAGATAAAGGCCTCCGCTTTTTCTCAGAGAAGGTTTCATTTTCACTACTGACACTTAAATATTTGAGAAACTAGACTATGAACATGAGAATTATGTTGTGCATTAATTTGTCTAAATTTTGGTGGTGCATTTAAACATGATCCTTGAGACTTTCACCGAGTTAGTAGattttatataacaaaattaaaattttctgttttatttgtaACTTTTATGACACAAATGGGTGATGCGGTGTATTAGGGATATGGTTTTGTAGTTATTATGCTCTtacatcgttttttttttttttgaaggggCAAGATgacatttttgaaaatatttagagatGATATTCTACCACTCTAAACTACcatctaatttttaaatcattcaGACTACAAACTCATTACAACCTACTCCATAAATCCAGCGGGGGTAGCCAAGATgacatttttgaaaaaatatttagggTAAATGATATTTTACCACTCTAAACTACcatctaatttttaaatatgcatTCAGACTACAAACTCATTACAACCTACTCCATAAATCCTAGTTGCTCATTTCATTGCGTTCATCCATCATCTTATATGGAGATTGCCAAACATGTCTTAAAGATTCGTCCATCAAACCTACATGTCTTAAAGATTCATCCATCAAACCTTTCATTTGTTAAATCTATATAAGATAATGATTCAATTTGGCAGAGGGGACAACTTGGAGCAGAAGCTGAAAATGAGATGTAATTAAAATGCAAGTGTAATTTAGCCAAAGACTTAATTAAAAAGGCTAATGGTGTGATTGAAAGCTGTTGAACAAGCTTGCCCTAATATGAATCATTTGTACCTAGTGTGTTGTCAAAAAGAGGATGTACCAAAAAGATGATGAATcttat includes these proteins:
- the LOC108979315 gene encoding oxysterol-binding protein-related protein 1C-like isoform X1, which gives rise to MHLHPFCCVSTVSDHSPALHHMPPLPTAMSARSDPPNARTGDKQIHNDNNGDCGRMSHQRTASAGHSAGHSAREQPVDVKIHDIVGNGISGILYKWVNYGKGWRPRWFVLQDGVLSYYKIHGPDKIVVNQETEKGSKVIGEESMRRIKRHKNGTSLPQQPLPRKPFGEIHLKVSSIRESKSDDKRFSIFTGTKRLHLRAETREDRVAWMEALQAVKDMFPRMSNSELMAPIDNVTVSTEKLRQRLLEEGVSEVTIQDSEQIMKSEFTVLQSQLLLLKQKQWLLIDTLRQLETEKVDLENTVVDESQRQCNDEGASSGLMQDKFSEGSASESEDDNERVDAAEEETDEEDNTFFDTRDFLSSSSFKSNGSDFRLSSFSSDDEGFFIVESEDDIDPSIRSVGANYPHVKRRKKFPDPVEKEKSVSLWSMIKDNIGKDLTKICLPVYFNEPLSSLQKCFEDLEYSYLIDRADEWGKKGNSLMRILNVAAFAVSGYSSTEGRICKPFNPLLGETYEADYPDKGLRFFSEKVSHHPMVVACHCEGTGWRFWGDSNLKSKFWGRSIQLDPVGTLTLEFDDGEVFQWSKVTTSIYNLILGKLYCDHYGTMRIQGNHEYSCKLKFKEQSIIDRNPHQVHGIVQDRNGKTVATLFGKWDESMYYVIGDSSGKGKDYESLSDARLLWKRSKPPEFLTRYNLTRFAITLNELTPGLKEKLPPTDSRLRPDQRYLENGEYEMANEEKLRLEQRQRQARKMQEQGWKPRWFAKDKGSDTYNYIGGYWEARKQGNWNSCPDIFGQIPSDQLSE
- the LOC108979315 gene encoding oxysterol-binding protein-related protein 1C-like isoform X2, translated to MHLHPFCCVSTVSDHSPALHHMPPLPTAMSARSDPPNARTGDKQIHNDNNGDCGRMSHQRTASAGHSAGHSAREQPVDVKIHDIVGNGISGILYKWVNYGKGWRPRWFVLQDGVLSYYKIHGPDKIVVNQETEKGSKVIGEESMRRIKRHKNGTSLPQQPLPRKPFGEIHLKVSSIRESKSDDKRFSIFTGTKRLHLRAETREDRVAWMEALQAVKDMFPRMSNSELMAPIDNVTVSTEKLRQRLLEEGVSEVTIQDSEQIMKSEFTVLQSQLLLLKQKQWLLIDTLRQLETEKVDLENTVVDESQRQCNDEGASSGLMQDKFSGSASESEDDNERVDAAEEETDEEDNTFFDTRDFLSSSSFKSNGSDFRLSSFSSDDEGFFIVESEDDIDPSIRSVGANYPHVKRRKKFPDPVEKEKSVSLWSMIKDNIGKDLTKICLPVYFNEPLSSLQKCFEDLEYSYLIDRADEWGKKGNSLMRILNVAAFAVSGYSSTEGRICKPFNPLLGETYEADYPDKGLRFFSEKVSHHPMVVACHCEGTGWRFWGDSNLKSKFWGRSIQLDPVGTLTLEFDDGEVFQWSKVTTSIYNLILGKLYCDHYGTMRIQGNHEYSCKLKFKEQSIIDRNPHQVHGIVQDRNGKTVATLFGKWDESMYYVIGDSSGKGKDYESLSDARLLWKRSKPPEFLTRYNLTRFAITLNELTPGLKEKLPPTDSRLRPDQRYLENGEYEMANEEKLRLEQRQRQARKMQEQGWKPRWFAKDKGSDTYNYIGGYWEARKQGNWNSCPDIFGQIPSDQLSE